A genomic stretch from Streptobacillus ratti includes:
- a CDS encoding DUF1700 domain-containing protein: MTKREFMRKLDNYLKDLYYYEKKSIFDFYEEYFADLGINEDDEIPSDMDPKKISRDILIEFGEKNEEKRKRKTSLTSILLFLGGILSAPIAIPVIFLLLIFIPLIVFLIIGLISMPFIILWSVLIAPFKYISSGVYGTTGYIFLIIGLSIIFIPIFLGIIRRIFSIISNILMKIYASVTKNKKSSHTYVKDDVADTEDTDNEIKFDIISKIKCENILGNVTIKKGKENRIVLGKMVKEIVVNKTYIDGVLTLSMEGEGVLGFKNLPNILIEYNEENLNFEMKNLLGNLNYSFPNSGIFEARNIVGKLKVDLDDNEVDIKVINKLGLLEIGNRIVNDEDSMRKIRIDTIFGKVEIF, from the coding sequence ATGACTAAAAGAGAATTTATGAGAAAACTTGATAATTATTTAAAGGATTTATATTATTATGAAAAAAAATCAATTTTTGATTTTTATGAAGAATATTTTGCAGATTTAGGTATAAATGAAGATGATGAAATACCTAGTGATATGGATCCTAAAAAAATATCAAGAGATATATTAATTGAATTTGGAGAAAAAAATGAAGAAAAAAGAAAAAGAAAGACATCTTTAACTTCAATTTTACTATTTTTAGGTGGAATATTATCAGCTCCTATAGCAATACCTGTAATATTTTTATTATTAATATTCATTCCACTAATAGTATTTTTAATAATAGGATTAATATCAATGCCATTTATAATATTATGGAGTGTATTGATTGCACCATTTAAATATATAAGTAGTGGTGTATATGGAACAACTGGATATATATTTTTAATAATAGGTTTAAGTATAATATTTATACCAATATTTCTTGGGATTATAAGAAGGATATTTTCAATTATTTCAAATATACTAATGAAAATTTATGCTTCTGTTACAAAGAATAAGAAATCAAGTCATACATATGTTAAAGATGATGTGGCAGATACTGAAGATACAGATAATGAAATTAAATTTGACATTATAAGCAAAATAAAATGTGAAAATATTTTGGGAAATGTAACTATTAAAAAAGGTAAGGAAAATAGAATAGTTTTAGGTAAAATGGTAAAGGAAATAGTAGTTAATAAAACATATATAGATGGAGTATTAACATTATCTATGGAGGGCGAAGGAGTATTAGGATTTAAGAATTTACCAAATATATTAATAGAATATAATGAAGAAAATTTAAATTTTGAAATGAAGAATTTATTAGGTAATTTAAATTATAGTTTCCCTAATTCTGGAATTTTTGAAGCTAGAAATATAGTTGGGAAATTAAAAGTAGATTTAGATGATAATGAAGTAGATATAAAGGTTATAAATAAGTTAGGATTACTTGAAATTGGAAATAGAATAGTAAATGATGAAGATTCAATGAGAAAAATTAGAATAGATACTATTTTTGGTAAGGTAGAAATATTTTAA
- the sppA gene encoding signal peptide peptidase SppA yields the protein MTLIYYIIQAVIIALILSLVIIIIGLMVKSKIKKDKNVSNLKLKKIKKVIITNETLLEDVPEGGVNKKNSFFDFKEALKKINQTDTVEEVILDIDDMKLNSIQIDELKDIFEEMNKKKKVIALASNLDNLNYRIAMFANTIYMYNSLNSSMTLKGYSRSFIYFKKLFDKIGLKVNVLHIGDYKSAGENYHKEEMSEEQKTSITRIYDKMLENFINEVKDRRNVDIKEKLLSGDLVLINHIKAKEYGLIDGISNLDKLEIDYSKDTEDLIPFSKKVKKKNKSKNVIGVICAEGEIMPDSNSESIITYNNMLEKIETLQEIKNLKGVILRINSPGGSALESEKIYKELKNLDVPIFISMSSVAASGGYYISTVAKKVFLNPSTITGSIGVVSMYPTFDEVSNKLGLNIETVNSGVATELFDLKQPLTDELREKLIQSMKDIYIEFKKHVMTARIMTGERLEKIAQGKIWLGNEAVEIGLADKIGGFDDCLEALLEYLNIKDYKLYFANRKIGLVDSLKNNILNIPLTREINKELNIIQANKYKSMYFMNVKIDL from the coding sequence ATGACATTAATATATTATATAATACAAGCTGTAATTATTGCTTTAATACTATCTTTAGTAATAATTATTATAGGATTAATGGTAAAATCAAAAATAAAAAAAGATAAAAATGTAAGTAATTTAAAACTTAAGAAAATAAAAAAGGTTATCATAACTAATGAAACTTTACTTGAAGATGTTCCAGAGGGAGGGGTAAATAAAAAAAATTCATTTTTTGATTTTAAGGAAGCACTGAAAAAAATTAATCAAACTGATACAGTAGAAGAAGTAATACTTGATATTGATGATATGAAACTAAATTCAATACAAATTGATGAATTAAAAGATATATTTGAAGAAATGAATAAAAAGAAAAAGGTCATAGCGTTAGCATCTAATTTAGACAATTTAAACTATAGAATAGCTATGTTTGCAAACACAATATATATGTATAATTCACTTAATTCATCTATGACATTAAAAGGTTATTCAAGATCATTTATATACTTTAAAAAACTATTTGATAAAATAGGACTTAAAGTAAATGTATTACATATTGGAGATTATAAGTCAGCAGGAGAAAATTATCATAAAGAAGAGATGTCTGAAGAACAAAAAACTTCAATAACTAGAATTTATGATAAAATGTTAGAAAATTTTATTAATGAAGTTAAAGATAGAAGAAATGTAGATATAAAAGAAAAATTACTAAGTGGAGATTTAGTTTTAATTAATCATATTAAAGCAAAAGAATATGGCTTAATAGATGGAATTTCTAATTTAGACAAATTAGAAATAGATTATTCTAAAGATACAGAAGATTTAATTCCATTTTCTAAAAAAGTTAAGAAAAAAAATAAGAGTAAAAATGTAATAGGAGTAATATGTGCTGAAGGGGAAATTATGCCAGATTCTAATTCAGAAAGCATAATTACTTATAATAATATGTTAGAAAAAATAGAAACTTTACAAGAAATTAAAAATCTTAAAGGAGTAATTTTAAGAATAAATTCTCCTGGTGGAAGTGCTCTTGAATCTGAAAAAATATATAAAGAACTTAAAAATTTAGATGTTCCAATATTTATTTCTATGTCATCTGTAGCTGCAAGTGGTGGTTACTATATTTCTACTGTAGCAAAAAAAGTATTTTTAAATCCAAGTACAATTACAGGTTCTATAGGTGTAGTAAGTATGTATCCTACATTTGATGAAGTAAGTAATAAGTTAGGGTTAAATATAGAAACTGTAAATTCAGGGGTTGCAACTGAATTATTTGATTTAAAACAACCTCTTACTGATGAATTAAGAGAAAAATTAATTCAAAGTATGAAAGATATATATATTGAGTTCAAAAAACATGTAATGACAGCAAGAATTATGACAGGTGAAAGATTAGAAAAAATTGCCCAAGGTAAAATATGGTTAGGAAATGAAGCTGTAGAAATAGGACTTGCAGATAAAATTGGTGGTTTTGATGATTGCCTAGAGGCTTTATTAGAATATTTAAATATTAAAGACTATAAATTATATTTTGCTAATAGAAAAATAGGTTTAGTTGATAGTTTGAAAAATAATATTTTAAATATACCATTAACACGTGAAATAAATAAAGAATTAAATATAATTCAAGCAAATAAATACAAATCTATGTATTTTATGAATGTTAAGATAGATTTATAA
- a CDS encoding cation diffusion facilitator family transporter has product MKQFIEFNYHHTKHYKIQNKSKKTLLISLLLTAIFAMLELFGGIISGSLALVSDSFHMISDVIALILSMIAIYYSTKKPTDKYTYGYLRVEIIAAFLNGLALVIIAVGIIYEAIKRVINPQDIDFNLMITVAIIGLIINIVLTLVLMNSLKHEDNLNIKSALWHFLGDLLNSVGVIITGILVKYTSVVLLDPIISSIISIIIMLGGIKIIRKSLNILMEAVPEKLDINKIKNSILDIENIENVHEFHMWSISEGLYSLSFHVILKEYNGVNDYKIIKNISNMLKEVYKIEHVTIQIENPEVNIHKK; this is encoded by the coding sequence ATGAAACAATTTATTGAATTTAATTATCATCATACTAAACATTATAAAATTCAAAATAAATCTAAAAAAACATTGTTGATAAGCCTATTACTTACAGCTATATTTGCTATGCTTGAATTATTTGGTGGAATAATATCAGGCTCTCTTGCATTAGTTTCTGATTCATTTCATATGATATCAGATGTAATTGCGTTGATACTTAGTATGATTGCAATATATTACTCTACTAAAAAACCCACAGATAAATATACATATGGATATTTAAGGGTTGAAATAATAGCTGCATTTTTAAATGGACTTGCATTAGTAATAATAGCAGTTGGAATAATATATGAGGCGATTAAAAGAGTAATTAATCCTCAAGATATTGACTTCAATTTAATGATAACAGTAGCGATTATTGGACTTATTATTAATATAGTGCTTACTTTAGTGCTTATGAATAGTTTAAAACATGAAGATAATTTAAATATTAAAAGTGCATTGTGGCATTTTTTAGGAGATTTATTAAATTCAGTAGGTGTAATAATAACAGGGATATTGGTTAAATATACATCTGTAGTATTGTTAGATCCAATAATAAGCTCTATAATAAGTATAATTATAATGTTAGGAGGTATAAAAATTATTAGAAAATCATTAAATATATTAATGGAGGCTGTGCCAGAAAAATTAGATATAAATAAGATTAAAAATAGTATACTTGATATAGAAAATATTGAAAATGTACATGAATTTCATATGTGGTCTATATCAGAGGGATTATATAGTCTATCATTCCATGTTATTTTAAAAGAATATAATGGTGTTAATGATTATAAAATAATAAAAAATATATCGAATATGTTAAAAGAAGTATATAAAATAGAGCATGTAACTATACAAATAGAAAATCCAGAAGTAAATATACACAAAAAGTAA
- the pulA gene encoding type I pullulanase, whose amino-acid sequence MNKLFRKLVFTFLLIMQIVVFAASTKVIIHYQPSENLEWDLWVWPDKGNGSAYAFDKEDEFGKYAEINLDGNHKKVGYIVRLSDWSKKDTGEDRFINIEDGEAEIWVKSQDPTTYYSNPDKALLMFDNVNLDIKYYPIEKDAKKYRVKVWAENQKPKYINLVQDGEKFVAKGNYEGKEITKLNFEITKRWWFFFEKKVDVSREITKIDENGNVNIYVNQEDKTIYKSEEAATKPKAIESASIDAMNAVTVKTNKNFNLKKEIARGITASFDNKIKEIVSLTEDSVQTNTFKIVFSKDLDLKNKDGKIMMSTFGEAKVNLGSVVRDKSFDDFYAYDGELGAIYTKDETTIKVWAPTADFVNLLIWEGEKVVKEPMTLGEKGVYSITLNGDRFGLVYQFEVGVNGEVNITNDPYAYSTTVNGEKSVVVNPTISNVDYPKLDNVIIYELHVRDLSVHPASGIKNKGKFLGLTEKGTKTTSGQITGLDYIKSLGVTHVQLLPIYDFSSYSVDEKDQFARYNWGYDPVNYNTVEGSYSTNPYDPDNRIVELQKTIDTLHQNNLGVIMDVVYNHVFSAGEHAFNKIVPGYYYRYDNDGNLTNGTGVGNDVASERKMVRKFIIDSAKYWAKTFKLDGFRFDLMGILDVDTMNELRDEMKKINPNFFILGEGWDMGTLDSEIKASQNNANKLNDIAFFNDDFRDAVKGSTFGEIGKGFISGNLKQEERLFTSIRGGEGMRTYTSPMQLIQYIEAHDNLTLFDQISRTNDTEDLATITRRHNLGTTIVLLSQGVPFIHAGQEFLRTKGGDENSYKSSDYVNRLDWELAKRNAASIELVRELIKIRKENPDFNLKTFDEVNKTITPIKVMDQLIAYTQADKIIAFNASSKDKEIEIPNGKYIVLVKGNMANSKGLGEIEIKESKVIVPMQSALLLKKK is encoded by the coding sequence ATGAATAAATTATTTAGAAAACTAGTATTTACTTTTTTACTTATTATGCAAATAGTTGTATTTGCAGCAAGTACTAAAGTAATTATACATTATCAACCAAGTGAAAATTTGGAATGGGATTTATGGGTGTGGCCAGATAAAGGAAATGGTAGTGCATATGCTTTTGATAAAGAAGATGAATTTGGTAAATATGCAGAAATTAATTTAGATGGAAATCATAAAAAGGTAGGATATATTGTTAGACTTTCAGATTGGTCTAAGAAAGATACAGGAGAAGATAGATTTATTAACATTGAAGATGGAGAAGCTGAAATATGGGTTAAATCTCAAGATCCTACAACATATTATTCTAATCCTGATAAAGCACTATTAATGTTTGATAATGTTAATTTAGATATAAAATATTATCCAATTGAAAAAGATGCTAAAAAATACAGAGTAAAAGTATGGGCAGAGAACCAAAAACCTAAATATATTAATTTAGTTCAAGACGGAGAAAAATTTGTAGCTAAAGGTAATTATGAGGGGAAAGAAATTACTAAATTAAATTTTGAAATTACTAAGAGATGGTGGTTTTTCTTTGAAAAGAAAGTTGATGTGTCAAGAGAAATTACTAAGATAGATGAAAATGGTAATGTAAATATTTATGTAAATCAAGAAGATAAAACTATATATAAGTCAGAAGAAGCAGCAACTAAACCAAAAGCTATAGAAAGTGCAAGTATAGATGCAATGAATGCTGTAACAGTTAAGACAAATAAGAACTTTAATTTGAAAAAAGAAATAGCTAGAGGAATTACTGCAAGTTTTGATAATAAAATAAAAGAAATAGTTTCTTTAACAGAAGATTCAGTACAAACTAATACATTTAAAATAGTTTTTAGTAAAGATTTAGATTTAAAGAATAAAGATGGAAAAATAATGATGTCTACATTCGGAGAAGCTAAAGTAAATTTAGGAAGTGTTGTTAGAGATAAAAGCTTTGATGATTTCTATGCTTATGACGGAGAACTTGGAGCTATATATACTAAAGATGAAACAACTATTAAAGTTTGGGCTCCTACAGCTGATTTTGTAAATCTTCTAATATGGGAGGGAGAAAAAGTTGTTAAAGAACCTATGACTTTAGGAGAAAAAGGTGTTTATTCTATAACTTTAAATGGAGATAGATTTGGACTTGTTTATCAATTTGAAGTAGGAGTTAATGGAGAAGTAAATATTACTAATGACCCATATGCTTATTCAACTACAGTAAATGGAGAAAAATCAGTAGTAGTTAATCCAACTATTTCAAATGTAGATTATCCAAAGCTTGATAACGTGATAATATATGAATTACATGTAAGAGATTTATCAGTACATCCAGCAAGTGGAATAAAAAACAAAGGTAAATTTTTAGGATTAACTGAAAAAGGAACTAAAACAACAAGTGGGCAAATTACAGGACTTGACTACATTAAATCATTAGGAGTAACACATGTTCAGCTTTTACCTATATATGATTTTAGTTCATATTCTGTAGATGAAAAAGATCAATTTGCTAGATATAACTGGGGATATGACCCAGTAAACTATAATACAGTTGAGGGTTCATATTCAACTAATCCATATGATCCTGATAATAGAATAGTAGAGTTACAAAAAACTATAGATACATTACATCAAAACAATTTAGGTGTAATTATGGATGTTGTGTATAATCATGTATTTAGTGCTGGAGAACATGCTTTTAATAAAATAGTTCCAGGTTATTATTATAGATATGATAATGACGGTAATTTAACTAACGGTACTGGTGTAGGAAATGATGTTGCAAGTGAGAGAAAAATGGTTAGAAAATTCATAATAGATAGTGCTAAATATTGGGCTAAAACATTTAAATTAGACGGGTTCCGTTTTGATTTAATGGGGATACTTGATGTTGACACTATGAATGAATTAAGAGATGAAATGAAAAAAATTAATCCTAACTTCTTTATTTTAGGAGAAGGTTGGGATATGGGAACATTAGATTCTGAAATTAAAGCAAGTCAAAATAATGCAAATAAACTTAATGATATTGCATTCTTTAATGATGATTTTAGAGATGCAGTTAAAGGTTCTACTTTTGGAGAAATAGGTAAAGGATTTATTAGTGGTAATTTAAAACAAGAAGAAAGATTGTTTACATCTATAAGAGGTGGAGAGGGTATGAGAACATACACATCTCCTATGCAATTAATTCAATATATTGAGGCACATGATAATCTTACTTTATTTGACCAAATTAGTAGAACTAATGATACTGAAGATTTAGCAACTATAACTAGAAGACATAATCTTGGAACTACTATAGTTCTTTTATCTCAAGGAGTTCCATTTATTCATGCTGGTCAAGAATTTTTAAGAACTAAGGGTGGAGATGAAAATTCATATAAATCAAGTGATTATGTAAATAGACTTGATTGGGAACTTGCAAAAAGAAATGCAGCAAGCATTGAATTAGTGAGAGAATTAATTAAGATACGTAAAGAAAATCCAGACTTTAATTTAAAAACATTTGATGAAGTTAATAAAACTATAACACCTATTAAAGTTATGGATCAATTAATTGCATATACTCAAGCTGATAAAATAATAGCGTTTAATGCTAGTTCAAAAGATAAAGAAATAGAGATACCTAATGGTAAATATATAGTTCTTGTTAAAGGGAACATGGCAAATTCAAAAGGACTTGGAGAAATTGAAATAAAAGAAAGTAAGGTTATAGTGCCTATGCAATCGGCATTATTACTTAAAAAGAAATAA